A region from the Agrococcus sp. SL85 genome encodes:
- a CDS encoding bifunctional aldolase/short-chain dehydrogenase, whose product MGGVSMVHEAVEALVARSNRLGADPTVTNYAGGNTSAKGVDVDPASGEPVELVWVKGSGGDLGTLTPAGLAALRLDRVRGLEAVYPGLEREDEMVAAFDYCLHGTGGAAPSIDTSMHALVEQPHVDHLHPDAGIAIAAAADGEALTERIYGDRVVWVPWRRPGFQLGLDIRDIQRANPQAVGCILGGHGITAWGATSEECEERSLWIIRTAEAYIAEHGRPEPLGAVVPGFEPLEPAARRARAAAIAGQLRGIASHDRPMVGCFSDDDDVLDFLARSEHPRLAALGSSCPDHFLRTKVRPLVLDLPGGAPLEDVRARLAELHEAYRADYTAYYERHAGPDSPAMRGADPAIVLVPGVGMFSYGKDAQTARVAGEFAINAIHAMRGAEALSTYEPIPEAEKFRIEYWALEEAKLARMPKPRSHAGRVALVTGAASGIGRAIAARLAADGACVVIADLSLEKAQEAAAELGTADVAIGVQCDVTQADQVQAAVDAAVLAFGGLDLVVNNAGLSLSKTLLETTEADWDLQHDVMAKGSFLVSRAAARVLIDQGLGGDIVYISSKNAVFAGPNNIAYSATKADQAHQVRLLAAELGSHGVRVNGINPDGVVRGSGIFAGGWGASRAKVYGVPEEELGKYYAGRTLLGREVLPEHVANAVSVLTGPDLSHTTGLHVPVDSGVAAAFLR is encoded by the coding sequence ATGGGGGGCGTGAGCATGGTGCACGAGGCAGTGGAGGCGCTCGTCGCCCGCAGCAACCGCCTGGGCGCGGACCCGACCGTCACGAACTACGCCGGCGGCAACACCTCCGCCAAGGGCGTCGACGTCGACCCCGCGAGCGGCGAGCCCGTCGAGCTCGTCTGGGTGAAGGGCTCCGGCGGCGACCTCGGCACCCTCACGCCCGCGGGCCTCGCCGCGCTGCGGCTCGACCGCGTCCGCGGCCTCGAGGCCGTCTACCCCGGCCTGGAGCGCGAGGACGAGATGGTCGCCGCGTTCGACTACTGCCTGCACGGCACCGGCGGCGCGGCCCCCTCGATCGACACCTCGATGCACGCGCTCGTCGAGCAGCCGCACGTCGACCACCTGCACCCCGACGCGGGCATCGCGATCGCCGCGGCCGCCGACGGCGAGGCGCTCACCGAGCGCATCTACGGCGACAGGGTCGTCTGGGTGCCGTGGCGCCGCCCCGGCTTCCAGCTGGGCCTCGACATCCGCGACATCCAGCGCGCGAACCCGCAGGCGGTCGGCTGCATCCTGGGCGGCCACGGCATCACGGCCTGGGGCGCCACGAGCGAGGAGTGCGAGGAGCGCTCGCTCTGGATCATCCGCACGGCCGAGGCGTACATCGCCGAGCACGGGAGGCCGGAGCCGCTGGGCGCCGTCGTGCCGGGCTTCGAGCCGCTGGAGCCCGCGGCCCGCCGGGCGCGCGCCGCCGCGATCGCCGGCCAGCTGCGCGGCATCGCCTCGCACGACCGGCCGATGGTCGGCTGCTTCAGCGACGACGACGACGTGCTCGACTTCCTCGCCCGCTCCGAGCACCCGCGGCTCGCGGCGCTCGGCTCCTCGTGCCCCGACCACTTCCTGCGCACGAAGGTGCGGCCGCTCGTGCTCGACCTGCCCGGCGGCGCCCCCCTCGAGGACGTCCGCGCGCGGCTGGCCGAGCTGCACGAGGCCTACCGCGCCGACTACACCGCGTACTACGAGCGGCACGCGGGCCCCGACTCCCCCGCGATGCGCGGCGCGGACCCCGCGATCGTGCTCGTGCCGGGCGTCGGCATGTTCTCGTACGGCAAGGACGCCCAGACGGCGCGCGTCGCCGGCGAGTTCGCGATCAACGCGATCCACGCGATGCGCGGCGCCGAGGCGCTCTCGACCTACGAGCCCATCCCGGAGGCCGAGAAGTTCCGCATCGAGTACTGGGCGCTCGAGGAGGCCAAGCTCGCGCGGATGCCGAAGCCCCGCTCGCACGCGGGCCGCGTCGCGCTCGTCACCGGCGCCGCCTCCGGCATCGGCAGGGCGATCGCCGCACGGCTCGCCGCCGACGGAGCGTGCGTCGTGATCGCCGACCTCTCGCTCGAGAAGGCGCAGGAGGCCGCGGCCGAGCTCGGCACCGCCGACGTCGCGATCGGCGTGCAGTGCGACGTGACGCAGGCCGACCAGGTGCAGGCCGCCGTGGACGCGGCCGTGCTCGCCTTCGGCGGCCTCGACCTGGTCGTGAACAACGCGGGCCTCTCGCTCTCGAAGACGCTGCTCGAGACCACCGAGGCCGACTGGGACCTCCAGCACGACGTCATGGCGAAGGGCTCGTTCCTCGTCTCGCGCGCGGCGGCCCGCGTGCTCATCGACCAGGGCCTCGGCGGCGACATCGTCTACATCTCGTCGAAGAACGCCGTCTTCGCCGGCCCGAACAACATTGCCTACTCGGCGACGAAGGCCGACCAGGCGCACCAGGTGCGGCTGCTCGCGGCCGAGCTCGGCAGCCACGGCGTGCGCGTGAACGGCATCAACCCCGACGGGGTCGTGCGCGGCTCCGGCATCTTCGCGGGCGGCTGGGGCGCCTCGCGCGCGAAGGTCTACGGCGTGCCCGAGGAGGAGCTCGGCAAGTACTACGCGGGCCGCACGCTGCTCGGCCGCGAGGTGCTGCCCGAGCACGTGGCGAACGCCGTCTCGGTGCTCACGGGGCCCGACCTCTCGCACACCACGGGCCTCCACGTGCCCGTCGACTCAGGCGTCGCGGCGGCGTTCCTGCGATGA
- a CDS encoding rhamnulokinase, whose protein sequence is MTTTVAAIDLGATSGRVVRAEVGPGVLRLDEVARFENRPVRVGGGLHWSVLGLYGSAMDGLARASREAAIASVAVDSWAVDYALLRRGRMLGIPYSYRDDRTAHGLELVDAIIPQPELYARCGLQRMPFTTINQLAVDRETGLLGVADGMLMLPDLFGYWMTGRRVAEATNASTTGLMRLDGTWDAELLAALGIDEAFMAEVVEPGTRIGPVTAEARAHFGIEGAPEVLAVGSHDTASAVVAVPMEEGAAYVSSGTWSLVGIETPAPIATPEALAADFTNEGGVDGRTRFLKNVMGLWILTEAVRTWEAAGERLRLPELLAAAAEVDWRVPVFDPTDAAFYPPGDMPARIAAWFAERGQRGPQGRAEVVRSILESLAEGYAVTLRDAARISGQRVERVHVVGGGARNALLCQLTADRTGLPVIAGPVEATAIGNVLVQARTLGAAPDSLEALRALVRRTADLTTYAPRLRA, encoded by the coding sequence ATGACGACGACCGTCGCCGCGATCGACCTGGGCGCCACGAGCGGCCGCGTCGTGCGCGCCGAGGTGGGGCCGGGCGTGCTGCGGCTCGACGAGGTCGCGCGGTTCGAGAACCGGCCCGTGCGCGTCGGCGGCGGCCTGCACTGGAGCGTGCTCGGCCTCTACGGCAGCGCGATGGACGGGCTCGCGCGCGCCTCGCGGGAGGCAGCGATCGCCTCGGTCGCCGTCGACTCGTGGGCCGTCGACTACGCGCTGCTGCGCCGCGGCCGCATGCTCGGCATCCCCTACTCCTACCGCGACGACCGCACGGCGCACGGGCTCGAGCTCGTCGACGCGATCATCCCGCAGCCCGAGCTCTACGCCCGCTGCGGGCTGCAGCGCATGCCCTTCACGACCATCAACCAGCTCGCGGTCGACCGCGAGACGGGGCTCCTGGGGGTCGCCGACGGCATGCTCATGCTGCCCGACCTCTTCGGCTACTGGATGACGGGGCGGCGCGTGGCGGAGGCCACGAACGCGTCCACCACGGGCCTCATGCGCCTCGACGGCACGTGGGACGCCGAGCTGCTCGCCGCGCTCGGCATCGACGAGGCGTTCATGGCCGAGGTGGTCGAGCCCGGCACGCGCATCGGCCCCGTGACCGCCGAGGCGCGCGCCCACTTCGGCATCGAGGGCGCGCCCGAGGTGCTCGCCGTCGGCTCGCACGACACCGCCTCGGCCGTCGTCGCCGTGCCGATGGAGGAGGGCGCCGCCTACGTCTCGAGCGGCACGTGGTCGCTCGTGGGCATCGAGACGCCCGCGCCCATCGCCACCCCCGAGGCGCTCGCCGCCGACTTCACGAACGAGGGCGGCGTTGACGGCCGCACCCGGTTCCTCAAGAACGTCATGGGCCTGTGGATCCTCACCGAGGCCGTGCGCACGTGGGAGGCCGCGGGCGAGCGCCTGCGCCTGCCGGAGCTGCTCGCGGCCGCCGCCGAGGTCGACTGGCGCGTGCCGGTCTTCGACCCCACCGACGCCGCCTTCTACCCGCCGGGCGACATGCCCGCCCGCATCGCCGCCTGGTTCGCCGAGCGCGGGCAGCGCGGGCCGCAGGGCCGCGCCGAGGTGGTGCGCTCGATCCTCGAGTCGCTCGCGGAGGGCTACGCGGTGACGCTGCGCGACGCCGCCCGCATCAGCGGCCAGCGGGTGGAGCGGGTGCACGTCGTGGGCGGCGGGGCGCGGAACGCGCTGCTGTGCCAGCTCACCGCCGACCGCACGGGCCTGCCCGTGATCGCGGGCCCCGTCGAGGCGACCGCGATCGGCAACGTGCTCGTGCAGGCCCGCACGCTCGGCGCCGCGCCCGACTCCCTCGAGGCGCTGCGCGCGCTCGTGCGCCGCACCGCCGACCTCACGACCTACGCCCCGCGCCTGCGCGCGTGA
- a CDS encoding alpha-hydroxy acid oxidase codes for MAPMRRQLPDLAALATLMRFENPLRNPAEQRLAKAQTVWDLRAIAKRRTPKGPFDYTDGAAEGEVGLRRAYDAYRDIELHPSVLRDVTHVDTGWDVLGQRSALPFGIAPTGFTRLMHAAGERAGAQAAAAYGIPFALSTLGTTSPEHVREASPEGRLWFQLYMMRERSRSYELVERAAAAGFDTLLVTVDTPVAGARHRDKRNGMSFPPQLTPGTVLDALPRPEWWINFLTTPPLEFAAIRNWDGTVGELLDAMFDPSIDMDDLREIRSLWKGRFVVKGVQSVEDARRMADFGVDAIQLSNHGGRQLDRAPVPFQLLPEVAREVGRDLEIHVDTGIMSGADVVASVALGARYAQVGRAYLYGLMAGGRAGVNRMLSILSSEVARTMRLLGVASLEELGPQHVTQLTSLRPR; via the coding sequence ATGGCCCCCATGCGACGCCAGCTGCCCGACCTCGCCGCCCTCGCGACCCTCATGCGCTTCGAGAACCCGCTGCGGAACCCCGCCGAGCAGCGCCTCGCGAAGGCGCAGACCGTGTGGGACCTGCGCGCGATCGCGAAGCGCCGCACCCCCAAGGGCCCCTTCGACTACACCGACGGCGCCGCCGAGGGCGAGGTGGGCCTGCGCCGCGCGTACGACGCGTACCGCGACATCGAGCTGCACCCGAGCGTGCTGCGCGACGTCACGCACGTCGACACGGGCTGGGACGTGCTCGGGCAGCGCTCGGCGCTGCCGTTCGGCATCGCGCCCACGGGCTTCACGCGCCTCATGCACGCGGCCGGCGAGCGGGCGGGCGCGCAGGCGGCGGCCGCCTACGGCATCCCCTTCGCGCTCTCGACGCTCGGCACGACGAGCCCCGAGCACGTGCGGGAGGCCTCGCCCGAGGGCCGCCTGTGGTTCCAGCTGTACATGATGCGGGAGCGCAGCCGCTCGTACGAGCTCGTCGAGCGCGCCGCGGCAGCGGGCTTCGACACCCTGCTCGTGACGGTCGACACCCCGGTGGCGGGGGCCCGCCACCGCGACAAGCGCAACGGCATGTCGTTCCCGCCGCAGCTGACGCCCGGCACGGTCCTCGACGCGCTGCCGCGGCCGGAGTGGTGGATCAACTTCCTCACGACGCCGCCGCTCGAGTTCGCGGCGATCCGCAACTGGGACGGCACGGTCGGCGAGCTGCTCGACGCGATGTTCGACCCCTCGATCGACATGGACGACCTCCGCGAGATCCGCTCGCTCTGGAAGGGCAGGTTCGTCGTGAAGGGCGTGCAGTCGGTCGAGGACGCGCGCCGCATGGCGGACTTCGGCGTCGACGCGATCCAGCTCTCGAACCACGGCGGCCGGCAGCTCGACCGCGCGCCCGTGCCCTTCCAGCTGCTGCCGGAGGTGGCCCGCGAGGTGGGCAGGGACCTCGAGATCCACGTCGACACGGGCATCATGTCGGGCGCCGACGTCGTGGCCTCCGTCGCGCTCGGCGCGCGCTACGCGCAGGTGGGGCGCGCCTACCTCTACGGCCTCATGGCGGGCGGCCGCGCGGGCGTCAACCGCATGCTGTCGATCCTGTCGTCGGAGGTCGCGCGCACCATGCGGCTGCTCGGCGTCGCCTCGCTCGAGGAGCTCGGGCCCCAGCACGTCACCCAGCTGACGAGCCTGCGCCCGCGCTGA
- a CDS encoding SDR family NAD(P)-dependent oxidoreductase, protein MARFDGKVALVTGGGSGIGEAIAKRLASEGAQVLVTDIALDAAQRVVGEIEAAGGAATAFRQDVASAEDAKAAVQAAVEAYGALHLAVNNAGIGGAPAPTAEVDPAAWQKVVDINLTGVFHGMQAQIAAMLEHPQESAIVNMASIHGSVAAPMSSAYTATKHAVVGLTKNAAAEYGAQGLRINAVGPGYIRTPLLEANLDDAAMEGIAAKHPLGRLGRPEEVAAITAFLLSDDASFVTGSYHLVDGGYTAV, encoded by the coding sequence ATGGCACGGTTCGACGGCAAGGTGGCACTGGTGACGGGCGGCGGCTCGGGGATCGGCGAGGCGATCGCGAAGCGGCTCGCGAGCGAGGGGGCGCAGGTGCTCGTGACCGACATCGCGCTCGACGCCGCGCAGCGCGTCGTCGGCGAGATCGAGGCCGCGGGCGGCGCGGCCACGGCGTTCCGGCAGGACGTCGCCTCCGCCGAGGACGCGAAGGCGGCGGTGCAGGCGGCCGTGGAGGCCTACGGCGCCCTCCACCTCGCGGTGAACAACGCCGGCATCGGCGGCGCCCCCGCCCCCACCGCCGAGGTCGACCCGGCCGCGTGGCAGAAGGTCGTCGACATCAACCTCACGGGCGTCTTCCACGGCATGCAGGCGCAGATCGCCGCGATGCTCGAGCACCCGCAGGAGTCGGCCATCGTCAACATGGCCTCCATCCACGGCTCGGTCGCCGCGCCGATGAGCAGCGCCTACACCGCGACGAAGCACGCGGTCGTGGGCCTCACGAAGAACGCGGCCGCCGAGTACGGCGCGCAGGGCCTGCGCATCAACGCGGTCGGCCCCGGCTACATCCGCACGCCGCTGCTCGAGGCGAACCTCGACGACGCCGCGATGGAGGGGATCGCCGCGAAGCACCCGCTCGGCCGCCTCGGGCGCCCCGAGGAGGTCGCCGCGATCACGGCGTTCCTGCTCTCGGACGACGCGAGCTTCGTCACCGGCAGCTACCACCTGGTCGACGGCGGCTACACGGCAGTCTGA
- a CDS encoding ribokinase has protein sequence MGAAGTHGIRGGDGVLVVGSTSVDLTAFARRLPGPGETVLGEAFTSVLGGKGANQAVAAARAGAPTRLVACVGDDPFAGVVESGLRDAGVDLSHLHRLAGATGVAHIRVDAAGENDIVVVQNANAALEPAHVDAALDDDGGRSGALLVQLESPLATVAHAVRRGREAGLVVVLDPAPAQPLDDGLWAHVDVVTPNETEAAMLTGVRVDDAAGAEAAARWFLARGVGAAVVTLAGEGALVVDASGARRLAPFRVDAVDTTAAGDAFAGALAAALAAGATLDAAARRAAASGALAVTRRGASPSIPTAAEVDALVARG, from the coding sequence ATGGGCGCAGCAGGCACGCACGGGATCCGCGGGGGCGACGGCGTGCTCGTCGTGGGCTCCACCTCGGTCGACCTCACCGCCTTCGCCCGCCGCCTGCCCGGCCCCGGCGAGACCGTGCTCGGCGAGGCCTTCACGTCGGTGCTCGGCGGCAAGGGCGCGAACCAGGCGGTCGCCGCCGCCCGCGCCGGCGCGCCCACGCGCCTCGTCGCCTGCGTCGGCGACGACCCCTTCGCGGGGGTCGTCGAGTCGGGGCTCCGCGACGCGGGCGTCGACCTGTCGCACCTCCACCGCCTCGCGGGCGCCACGGGCGTCGCCCACATCCGCGTCGACGCCGCGGGCGAGAACGACATCGTCGTGGTGCAGAACGCCAACGCCGCCCTCGAGCCCGCGCACGTCGACGCCGCGCTCGATGACGACGGCGGCCGCTCCGGGGCCCTGCTCGTGCAGCTGGAGTCGCCCCTCGCGACCGTCGCGCACGCCGTGCGCCGCGGCCGCGAGGCGGGCCTCGTCGTCGTGCTCGACCCCGCGCCCGCGCAGCCGCTCGACGACGGGCTCTGGGCGCACGTCGACGTCGTGACGCCCAACGAGACCGAGGCCGCGATGCTCACGGGCGTGCGCGTCGACGACGCGGCGGGCGCCGAGGCGGCCGCGCGCTGGTTCCTCGCTCGCGGCGTGGGCGCCGCCGTCGTGACCCTCGCGGGCGAGGGCGCGCTGGTGGTCGACGCCTCCGGCGCCCGTCGCCTCGCGCCCTTCCGGGTCGACGCCGTCGACACGACCGCCGCGGGCGACGCCTTCGCGGGCGCGCTCGCCGCGGCCCTCGCGGCGGGTGCGACCCTCGACGCCGCGGCCCGTCGCGCGGCGGCGTCGGGCGCGCTCGCCGTCACGCGCCGCGGGGCCTCCCCCAGCATCCCGACGGCGGCGGAGGTCGACGCGCTCGTCGCGCGCGGCTGA
- a CDS encoding stealth family protein has protein sequence MSTAPELVLVPAGGRFARFRRDDLVLQQGRYALRSGHATPRESMVEDLLAIAAALDAAGIPHLLVRDDASRPILAVDRARRKQLAAVLAEAFAEEPFYAEAIAPRKAARGGPVLLADGRLAGHRTASAMRLHRPRVEPAGRLRYGRETAVQLELWRFGEDTLVAPLPNAIMRATMPRHEAVVETVERFGREWQTIQHMWEPLASDVSFDIDIVFSWVDGSSDEFQRERAKRMRAYVVGEGDDSEARFRQIDELRYALRSVHMHAPWIRRIFIATDSPAPAWLAEHPKVTLVPAEAMFADPSVLPTHNSHAVEAQLHRIDGLAEHFLYANDDMFFGRAVSPDLFFSPGGITKFVEASTRIGLGETHERRSGHDNAARTNRRLLRERFGAVTTRHLEHCAAPLRRSVLHELEATFPEDFRRTAASRFRSASDISVTNSLYHYFALMTGRAVQQKAARVLYVETTLRAALPAMERLLRKRDQDMFCLNDGSAPELEVEERTRAVRDFLEAYFSIPAPWERDRVVAAPRLEPPVGLPQLGGVRAR, from the coding sequence GTGTCCACCGCGCCCGAGCTCGTGCTGGTGCCGGCGGGCGGCCGGTTCGCGCGGTTCCGTCGCGACGACCTCGTGCTGCAGCAGGGCCGCTACGCGCTCCGCAGCGGGCACGCGACCCCGCGCGAGTCGATGGTCGAGGACCTCCTCGCCATCGCCGCCGCGCTCGATGCCGCCGGCATCCCGCACCTGCTCGTGCGCGACGACGCGTCGCGCCCGATCCTGGCGGTGGACCGCGCCAGGCGGAAGCAGCTCGCCGCGGTGCTCGCCGAGGCCTTCGCCGAGGAGCCCTTCTACGCCGAGGCGATCGCGCCGAGGAAGGCGGCGAGGGGCGGCCCGGTGCTGCTCGCCGACGGCCGGCTCGCCGGCCACCGCACGGCGAGCGCCATGCGGCTGCACCGGCCGCGCGTCGAGCCCGCCGGTCGCCTCCGCTACGGCCGCGAGACGGCCGTGCAGCTCGAGCTGTGGCGCTTCGGCGAGGACACGCTCGTGGCGCCGCTGCCGAACGCGATCATGCGCGCGACCATGCCGCGGCACGAGGCCGTCGTCGAGACCGTCGAGCGCTTCGGGCGGGAGTGGCAGACGATCCAGCACATGTGGGAGCCGCTCGCGAGCGACGTCTCGTTCGACATCGACATCGTGTTCTCCTGGGTCGACGGCTCGAGCGACGAGTTCCAGCGCGAGCGCGCCAAGCGCATGCGCGCCTACGTCGTGGGCGAGGGCGACGACTCGGAGGCCAGGTTCCGCCAGATCGACGAGCTCCGGTACGCGCTGCGCTCGGTGCACATGCACGCGCCGTGGATCCGCCGCATCTTCATCGCCACCGACTCGCCCGCGCCCGCCTGGCTCGCCGAGCACCCGAAGGTGACGCTGGTGCCGGCCGAGGCGATGTTCGCCGATCCCTCGGTGCTGCCCACGCACAACTCGCACGCGGTCGAGGCGCAGCTGCACCGCATCGACGGGCTCGCCGAGCACTTCCTCTACGCGAACGACGACATGTTCTTCGGCCGTGCCGTGAGCCCCGACCTCTTCTTCTCGCCCGGCGGCATCACGAAGTTCGTGGAGGCCTCCACCCGCATCGGCCTCGGGGAGACGCACGAGCGGCGCTCCGGACACGACAACGCGGCGCGCACGAACCGGCGGCTGCTGCGAGAGCGCTTCGGGGCCGTGACGACGCGGCACCTCGAGCACTGCGCCGCGCCGTTGCGGCGCAGCGTGCTCCACGAGCTCGAGGCGACCTTCCCGGAGGACTTCCGCCGCACCGCAGCGAGCCGGTTCCGCTCGGCCTCCGACATCTCGGTGACGAACTCGCTGTACCACTACTTCGCCCTCATGACCGGGCGCGCGGTGCAGCAGAAGGCGGCGCGGGTGCTCTACGTCGAGACGACGCTGCGGGCTGCGCTGCCCGCGATGGAGCGGCTGCTGCGGAAGCGCGACCAGGACATGTTCTGCCTCAACGACGGCAGCGCTCCTGAGCTCGAGGTGGAGGAGCGCACGCGCGCCGTCCGCGACTTCCTCGAGGCCTACTTCTCGATCCCGGCGCCCTGGGAGCGTGACAGGGTCGTCGCCGCGCCGAGGCTCGAGCCGCCCGTCGGGCTCCCGCAGCTCGGCGGCGTGCGCGCTCGCTGA
- a CDS encoding phosphodiesterase, producing MTRQAEHPRPDHFLLHVSDTHLLAGAGRLYDRVPSEEHLRTLFAGLAASGAKPEAIVFTGDLADRGEPDAYRRLRAIVDPAAAELGARVIWVMGNHDDRGAFRAGLLDEPATTEPVDRVIDLDGLRVVVLDTSVPGRHHGELDAQQLEWLRHVLETRAPHGTILAMHHPPVPTVLDLAVSVELRDQRALADVLVGTDVRSILAGHLHHSSHGTFAGIPVSVASATCYTQDLTVPVGGQRAQDGARSYNLVHVYPSTVLHSVVPLEAGPPLDVVSASETAARLRRSGIRLPEPTRRLEPLRG from the coding sequence ATGACCCGCCAGGCTGAGCACCCCAGGCCGGACCACTTCCTCCTCCACGTCTCGGACACCCACCTGCTCGCCGGAGCGGGTCGCCTGTACGACCGCGTCCCGAGCGAGGAGCACCTGCGCACCCTGTTCGCGGGCCTGGCCGCGTCCGGCGCGAAGCCCGAGGCCATCGTCTTCACCGGCGATCTCGCCGATCGCGGCGAGCCGGACGCCTACCGCCGGCTGCGCGCGATCGTCGACCCTGCGGCCGCCGAGCTCGGCGCCCGCGTCATCTGGGTGATGGGCAACCACGACGACCGCGGCGCGTTCCGCGCCGGGCTGCTCGACGAGCCGGCCACGACCGAGCCCGTCGACCGCGTCATCGACCTCGACGGCCTCCGCGTCGTCGTGCTCGACACGAGCGTGCCCGGCCGCCACCACGGCGAGCTCGACGCACAGCAGCTGGAGTGGCTCCGGCACGTGCTCGAGACGCGCGCGCCGCACGGCACGATCCTCGCCATGCACCACCCACCCGTGCCGACGGTGCTCGACCTCGCGGTGAGCGTCGAGCTGCGCGACCAGCGCGCGCTCGCCGACGTGCTCGTCGGCACCGACGTGCGCTCGATCCTCGCCGGCCACCTGCACCACTCCTCGCACGGCACGTTCGCCGGCATCCCCGTCTCGGTCGCCTCGGCCACCTGCTACACCCAGGACCTCACGGTGCCGGTGGGCGGCCAGCGCGCCCAGGACGGCGCGCGCTCCTACAACCTCGTGCACGTCTACCCCTCGACCGTGCTCCACTCGGTGGTGCCGCTGGAGGCGGGGCCGCCGCTCGACGTCGTGAGCGCGAGCGAGACGGCGGCCCGCCTGCGCCGCTCCGGCATCCGCCTGCCGGAGCCCACGCGGCGGCTGGAGCCCCTGCGCGGCTAG
- a CDS encoding GAF domain-containing protein, with protein sequence MGDPGTGPAQAETSLRGAARAAADGPARILRVDLALAIDEVLERIVQAAVDVVGARYGALGVIGPDGRIQRFVHVGIAPELVARIGEPPRGHGLLGAVIERGTAIRLASIADDPRSVGVPPHHPPMASFLGVPIRIGGAVYGDLYLTEASSGTFSEEDERVAEALALTAGIAIEHAEIARRALVGRLRGAVLGTDADAAQPDLTVRERQVLELIAEGLTNRQIGARLSLAEKTVKNYVSTLLAKLGMERRTQAAVYGASHRR encoded by the coding sequence ATGGGCGACCCCGGCACCGGCCCCGCGCAGGCGGAGACCTCCCTCCGCGGCGCCGCGCGCGCAGCCGCCGACGGCCCGGCGCGGATCCTGCGCGTCGATCTCGCCCTCGCGATCGACGAGGTGCTCGAGCGGATCGTGCAGGCCGCCGTCGACGTGGTGGGGGCCCGCTACGGCGCGCTCGGCGTCATCGGGCCGGACGGCCGCATCCAGCGGTTCGTGCACGTGGGCATCGCGCCGGAGCTCGTCGCCCGCATCGGCGAGCCGCCGCGCGGGCACGGGCTGCTCGGCGCGGTCATCGAGCGGGGCACCGCGATCCGGCTGGCGTCGATCGCCGACGACCCGAGGTCGGTGGGCGTGCCGCCGCACCACCCGCCGATGGCCTCGTTCCTGGGCGTGCCCATCCGGATCGGCGGCGCCGTGTACGGCGACCTCTACCTCACCGAGGCGAGCTCCGGCACGTTCAGCGAGGAGGACGAGCGCGTGGCCGAGGCCCTCGCGCTCACCGCGGGGATCGCCATCGAGCACGCCGAGATCGCCCGCCGGGCGCTCGTGGGCCGGCTGCGAGGCGCCGTGCTCGGCACCGACGCCGACGCGGCGCAGCCGGACCTCACGGTGCGCGAGCGCCAGGTGCTCGAGCTCATCGCGGAAGGCCTCACCAACCGGCAGATCGGGGCACGGCTCTCGCTCGCCGAGAAGACCGTGAAGAACTACGTCTCGACGCTGCTCGCCAAGCTCGGCATGGAGCGGCGCACCCAGGCCGCCGTCTACGGCGCGTCCCACCGGCGATGA